A window from Citrobacter amalonaticus encodes these proteins:
- the sthA gene encoding Si-specific NAD(P)(+) transhydrogenase, with amino-acid sequence MPHSYDYDAIVIGSGPGGEGAAMGLVKQGARVAVIERYHNVGGGCTHWGTIPSKALRHAVSRIIEFNQNPLYSDHSRLLRSSFADILNHADNVINQQTRMRQGFYERNHCEILQGNAHFVDEHTLALECHDGTVETLTAEKFVIACGSRPYHPADVDFSHPRIYDSDSILSLHHEPRHVIIYGAGVIGCEYASIFRGMEVKVDLINTRDRLLAFLDQEMSDSLSYHFWNSGVVIRHNEEYEKIEGCDDGVIMHLKSGKKLKADCLLYANGRTGNTDSLALQNIGLETDSRGQLKVNSMYQTALPHVYAVGDVIGYPSLASAAYDQGRIAAQALVKGEANAHLIEDIPTGIYTIPEISSVGKTEQQLTAMKVPYEVGRAQFKHLARAQIVGMNVGTLKILFHRETKEILGIHCFGERAAEIIHIGQAIMEQKGGGNTIEYFVNTTFNYPTMAEAYRVAALNGLNRLF; translated from the coding sequence ATGCCACATTCCTACGATTACGATGCCATAGTTATAGGTTCCGGCCCCGGCGGCGAAGGCGCTGCAATGGGTCTGGTTAAGCAAGGAGCTCGTGTTGCCGTTATCGAGCGTTATCATAACGTTGGCGGCGGTTGCACCCACTGGGGCACCATCCCGTCAAAAGCGCTCCGCCACGCAGTCAGTCGTATTATCGAATTCAATCAGAACCCCCTTTATAGCGATCATTCCCGCCTGCTTCGTTCCTCATTCGCCGATATTCTCAACCATGCCGACAACGTGATTAATCAGCAAACACGGATGCGGCAGGGTTTTTATGAGCGTAACCACTGCGAGATCTTGCAGGGTAACGCCCATTTTGTTGACGAACACACGCTGGCGCTGGAATGTCATGACGGTACGGTTGAAACCCTGACAGCAGAGAAATTTGTCATTGCCTGCGGATCGCGCCCTTATCATCCGGCAGACGTGGATTTCTCGCACCCGCGCATTTATGACAGCGATTCGATCCTCAGTCTGCACCACGAACCGCGCCATGTGATTATTTATGGCGCCGGGGTGATTGGCTGCGAATATGCGTCGATCTTCCGCGGAATGGAGGTCAAAGTTGATCTCATCAACACCCGCGACCGTCTGCTGGCGTTCCTCGATCAGGAGATGTCCGACTCCCTCTCTTACCACTTCTGGAACAGCGGCGTCGTCATTCGCCACAATGAAGAGTATGAGAAAATCGAAGGCTGCGACGATGGCGTGATCATGCACCTGAAGTCCGGTAAGAAACTGAAGGCCGACTGCCTGTTGTATGCCAATGGTCGTACCGGCAACACCGATTCTCTGGCGTTACAGAATATCGGTCTGGAAACCGACAGCCGTGGTCAGCTCAAGGTCAACAGCATGTACCAAACCGCGCTGCCGCACGTTTACGCGGTGGGTGATGTGATCGGTTACCCGAGCCTGGCGTCCGCAGCATACGACCAGGGACGCATTGCCGCCCAGGCGCTGGTGAAAGGGGAAGCGAACGCGCACCTGATTGAAGATATCCCGACCGGCATTTACACCATCCCGGAGATCAGTTCCGTGGGCAAAACCGAACAGCAACTGACGGCGATGAAAGTGCCTTACGAAGTGGGACGTGCCCAGTTTAAACACCTGGCGCGCGCGCAAATCGTTGGCATGAACGTAGGCACGCTGAAGATATTGTTCCATCGGGAAACGAAAGAGATTCTGGGGATCCACTGCTTTGGTGAACGCGCAGCCGAGATTATTCACATCGGTCAGGCGATTATGGAGCAGAAAGGTGGTGGTAACACGATTGAGTACTTCGTTAACACCACCTTTAACTACCCGACGATGGCGGAAGCCTATCGGGTAGCGGCGCTAAATGGCTTAAACCGCCTTTTTTAA